The Candidatus Deferrimicrobium sp. genome segment ATCGTCTTGATCCCCTCCTGGCGGACGATGTTGGAAAGGAGGTGCCCCATCGTGACCCCGAGCCCCTTCACGATCTCCACGAGGTACAGCGACTCCGGGAACGACATCTCCCGCGGCCGCGCCACTTTTTTCACGCCGATCGTCATCGCTTCGTATCGCCTCTACTTTTTCAGAAGGAGCAGGATCAGCCCCGTCACGAAGATGTTCAGCAGCGAGAGGGGGAGCATCACCTTCCACCCCAGCCGCATCACCTGGTCGTACCGGAACCGGGGGATCGTCCACCGGACCCAGACGTACAGCCAAGAGAAGAAAAGGACCTTCGCGACGAACGACCCGATCCGCAGGAGCAGGACGAGCGCCGGCGGCATGGCCACCGCGGAGCCGCCGGGGAAGAGGAATCCCGCGTCGCCCAGGTACGGAAACTGCCACCCGCCGAAGAAGAGGGTCGCCACGACGGCCGCGCCCACCACCATGTGGAGGTACTCCGCCATCATGAACATCGAGAACTTGAAGGAACCGTACTCCGTGTGGTACCCGGCCACCAGCTCCGATTCGCCTTCCGGCAGGTCGAAGGGGGTCCGGTTCGCCTCCGCGTATTGGGCCACGAAGAAGAGGATGAACCCGAGCGGTTGGACGAGGATGCCCCACTTCGGCAGAACGCCGAACAGAAGCCCCCCCTGCCCGGCCACGATCTGGGACATCCGGACGGACTCGAAGACCATGAAGATCCCGATGAGGGAGAGTCCCATGGAGACTTCGTACGAGAGCATCTGGGCCGACGACCGCAGACCTCCGAGGAGCGGGTACTTGCTCCCGCTGGCCCATCCGGCGAGGACCACGCCGTACACGGTCATCCCCGAGACGGCGAACAGGTAGAGGATGCCGACGTT includes the following:
- the nuoH gene encoding NADH-quinone oxidoreductase subunit NuoH, with translation MTGPLFDIAVAVARIAVFFAFCFGLVVVMTWVERKGAAYIQDRRGPNRADIFGIRAWGLFHPLADALKFLFKEDFIPDNAHRLFYQMAPMFSLAPVILAIAVIPFGPDVTVMGRRIALQIADLNVGILYLFAVSGMTVYGVVLAGWASGSKYPLLGGLRSSAQMLSYEVSMGLSLIGIFMVFESVRMSQIVAGQGGLLFGVLPKWGILVQPLGFILFFVAQYAEANRTPFDLPEGESELVAGYHTEYGSFKFSMFMMAEYLHMVVGAAVVATLFFGGWQFPYLGDAGFLFPGGSAVAMPPALVLLLRIGSFVAKVLFFSWLYVWVRWTIPRFRYDQVMRLGWKVMLPLSLLNIFVTGLILLLLKK